A genomic segment from Dermatobacter hominis encodes:
- a CDS encoding pyridoxal phosphate-dependent aminotransferase has translation MRYRRLPIEIESPEERGYDTIRCNLTESSFTDGTLAEFGVELSGELTVAYGDHRGLPELRELIAEHSNPGGRTTLGADDVLCTPGAAAALFFVATSLLEDGDHLLVEHTNYATNLETPRVIGAEVETLELRMEEGFALDVDRVATSVRPSTRLISVTSPHNPTGTVLSRSDLDALVELAERHELWLLVDETYRDMDPDPLPVAATLSSRAISVSSLSKSYGLPGLRLGWVLTQDPETQERLLAAKEQVVICGSALDEEAACQVLRRRDEHLARILPVIAERRGVLLDWLVDQDWLDVVEPRAGVVCFPRLRPGAVDDVDGFYRAINDDGTFVGEGHWFDADRRHFRLGFGWPGTDELLAGLSSLTAGAASVR, from the coding sequence ATGCGGTACCGCCGTCTGCCCATCGAGATCGAGTCGCCCGAGGAGCGGGGCTACGACACGATCCGCTGCAACCTCACGGAGAGCTCGTTCACCGACGGCACGCTCGCCGAGTTCGGCGTCGAGCTGTCGGGCGAGCTGACCGTCGCGTACGGCGACCACCGCGGGCTGCCCGAGCTGCGCGAGCTGATCGCCGAGCACTCGAACCCGGGCGGCCGGACGACGCTCGGGGCCGACGACGTGCTCTGCACCCCGGGGGCGGCCGCGGCGCTGTTCTTCGTCGCCACGTCGCTCCTCGAGGACGGCGACCACCTCCTCGTCGAGCACACCAACTACGCGACCAACCTCGAGACGCCCCGGGTCATCGGGGCCGAGGTCGAGACGCTCGAGCTGCGGATGGAGGAGGGCTTCGCGCTCGACGTGGACCGCGTCGCGACGTCGGTGCGCCCGTCGACCCGGCTGATCTCGGTCACGTCGCCGCACAACCCGACCGGCACCGTGCTCTCGCGGTCCGACCTCGACGCGCTGGTGGAGCTGGCGGAGCGCCACGAGCTCTGGCTGCTGGTCGACGAGACGTACCGCGACATGGACCCCGACCCCCTGCCCGTCGCCGCCACGCTGTCGAGCCGGGCGATCAGCGTCAGCTCGCTGTCCAAGTCCTACGGGCTGCCCGGACTGCGGCTCGGCTGGGTGCTCACCCAGGACCCCGAGACGCAGGAGCGGCTGCTGGCGGCCAAGGAGCAGGTGGTGATCTGCGGGTCCGCGCTCGACGAGGAGGCGGCGTGCCAGGTGCTGCGGCGCCGCGACGAGCACCTGGCGCGGATCCTGCCGGTCATCGCCGAGCGCCGGGGCGTGCTGCTCGACTGGCTGGTCGACCAGGACTGGCTCGACGTCGTCGAGCCGAGGGCGGGCGTCGTGTGCTTCCCGCGGCTGCGGCCGGGCGCGGTGGACGACGTCGACGGCTTCTACCGGGCCATCAACGACGATGGCACGTTCGTCGGCGAGGGCCACTGGTTCGACGCCGACCGGCGGCACTTCCGCCTCGGCTTCGGTTGGCCCGGCACCGACGAGCTGCTTGCCGGCCTCTCGTCGCTCACCGCCGGCGCCGCCTCCGTCCGATGA
- a CDS encoding SDR family NAD(P)-dependent oxidoreductase, with protein MEQDPEELAAGTAPRQSESDRPPVGEPLVVSRRNPAARPAGADGAAAEPAAAPAARTDDAPDASAARRAELDGRVALVTAAAGELGGALAAALVDRGARVLLVDHDLGGLVDAVDALAHGRAVPVWCDLTSDAAVASACEFVARSATVDVVVHVGEAAQPDAEVRPDLEDRYGSTVRGPLALVGGLAPSLAPSAQVLLVGPPVPADADALDRVAPELVREHLPVADDVRVARAECGPGLAPGLFAGAVVDLLARDDVALRQLALDAVVDEVPTTLPDALDGLGGIGDPLR; from the coding sequence ATGGAGCAGGATCCGGAGGAGCTGGCGGCGGGCACTGCGCCGCGCCAGAGCGAGAGCGACCGGCCGCCGGTCGGCGAGCCGCTGGTGGTCTCGCGGCGCAACCCGGCGGCGCGGCCCGCGGGCGCCGACGGTGCCGCGGCCGAACCCGCCGCGGCCCCTGCGGCCCGCACCGACGATGCGCCCGATGCATCGGCGGCGCGCCGGGCGGAGCTGGACGGCCGCGTCGCGCTGGTGACGGCGGCGGCCGGCGAGCTCGGCGGCGCGCTGGCCGCGGCGCTCGTCGACCGCGGGGCCCGCGTACTGCTGGTCGACCACGACCTCGGCGGGTTGGTCGACGCGGTGGACGCCCTGGCGCACGGCCGGGCCGTCCCCGTCTGGTGCGACCTCACCTCCGACGCGGCCGTGGCCTCCGCCTGCGAGTTCGTCGCCCGCTCCGCCACCGTCGACGTCGTCGTCCACGTGGGTGAGGCGGCGCAGCCCGATGCCGAGGTCCGCCCGGACCTGGAGGACCGTTACGGCTCGACGGTCCGGGGACCGCTCGCGCTGGTGGGCGGCCTGGCACCGTCGCTCGCGCCGTCGGCCCAGGTGCTGCTGGTGGGCCCTCCGGTCCCGGCCGACGCCGACGCGCTCGACCGGGTCGCGCCCGAGCTGGTCCGCGAGCACCTGCCCGTGGCCGACGACGTCCGGGTGGCCCGGGCGGAGTGCGGCCCGGGCCTGGCCCCCGGCCTGTTCGCCGGTGCCGTGGTCGACCTGCTGGCGCGGGACGACGTCGCGCTGCGGCAGCTCGCGCTCGATGCGGTCGTCGACGAGGTGCCGACGACGCTGCCGGACGCCCTCGACGGGCTCGGCGGGATCGGAGACCCGCTCCGGTAG
- a CDS encoding endonuclease/exonuclease/phosphatase family protein: protein MRVATFNVRHGQPPRSRRADHARLLDAVRTLDADVVALQELDRRTRRVGGVDQPLLIAEATGLEVTFARAIDHDGGEYGVALATRSAPEWSEVLPLPGSGEPRVALMALVDDADVPADAVGADREGGRRRARPWAVACTHLATATDVAVGQLRMVLAAVDELAGDRPAVVLGDLNLGPDRVGPVLSATGWVAAPSGPTHPTTRPDRRIDWVLVRRATVRSAHVVDVRASDHLPLVAVLDAADHPAPVDGGGSAP from the coding sequence ATGCGCGTCGCCACCTTCAACGTCCGACACGGCCAGCCGCCGCGGTCGCGCCGCGCCGACCACGCCCGGCTGCTCGACGCCGTCCGGACGCTCGACGCCGACGTGGTCGCCCTGCAGGAGCTCGACCGCCGCACCCGTCGCGTCGGTGGCGTGGACCAGCCGCTGCTCATCGCGGAGGCGACGGGGCTCGAGGTCACCTTCGCACGGGCGATCGACCACGACGGCGGGGAGTACGGCGTGGCCCTGGCCACCCGCAGCGCGCCCGAGTGGTCCGAGGTGCTGCCGCTGCCCGGCAGCGGCGAGCCGAGGGTCGCGCTCATGGCGCTGGTGGACGACGCGGACGTCCCCGCCGATGCGGTCGGCGCGGACCGGGAGGGCGGCCGCCGTCGAGCACGGCCCTGGGCGGTGGCCTGCACGCACCTGGCGACGGCGACCGACGTGGCGGTCGGCCAGCTCCGGATGGTGCTGGCGGCGGTGGACGAGCTGGCCGGCGACCGGCCCGCGGTCGTCCTCGGCGACCTGAACCTCGGCCCGGACCGCGTCGGCCCGGTCCTGTCGGCCACCGGCTGGGTCGCGGCGCCGAGCGGTCCGACGCACCCGACGACCCGCCCGGATCGGCGGATCGACTGGGTCCTCGTCCGACGTGCGACGGTCCGCTCGGCGCACGTCGTCGACGTGCGCGCGAGCGATCACCTGCCCCTCGTGGCCGTCCTCGACGCCGCCGACCACCCCGCTCCCGTGGACGGGGGAGGGTCGGCTCCGTAG
- a CDS encoding GNAT family N-acetyltransferase codes for MAVDRSRLSFRRLTDEDLPMLHRWLNEPGVVRWWEGDDVSWEGVRRQYGAEARAADSVELHIAELDGRPVGWIQCWFLADEDEVDGWEARGFDPVGTAGIDYLVAAPAERGAGLGTAMIDAYVERVVFGDHPWITTVGSDPDEGNERSWRALASAGFRPVGPLVDGERTYRLMRRDRPPEGAGAAPVTSP; via the coding sequence GTGGCCGTCGACCGCAGCCGACTCTCGTTCCGCCGCCTCACCGACGAGGACCTCCCGATGCTCCACCGCTGGCTGAACGAGCCGGGGGTCGTGCGCTGGTGGGAGGGCGACGACGTCTCGTGGGAGGGGGTCCGCCGGCAGTACGGCGCCGAGGCGCGCGCGGCGGACTCGGTCGAGCTGCACATCGCCGAGCTCGACGGTCGACCGGTCGGCTGGATCCAGTGCTGGTTCCTGGCCGACGAGGACGAGGTCGACGGCTGGGAGGCGCGTGGCTTCGACCCCGTCGGGACCGCCGGCATCGACTACCTCGTCGCGGCGCCGGCCGAGCGGGGCGCCGGGCTGGGCACGGCGATGATCGACGCGTACGTGGAGCGCGTCGTCTTCGGCGACCACCCCTGGATCACCACCGTCGGCTCGGATCCGGACGAGGGCAACGAGCGCTCGTGGCGGGCGCTGGCGTCGGCCGGGTTCCGCCCGGTCGGCCCGCTGGTCGACGGCGAGCGGACCTACCGGCTGATGCGACGGGACCGCCCGCCGGAGGGCGCCGGCGCCGCGCCGGTCACTTCACCGTGA
- a CDS encoding DUF3499 family protein gives MARTCMRPGCDRPAAARVAFDPVALQLWLDPLSRRAAPVQELCDFHVERLTIPRGWTATDRRPGSLAANADIAAIALLEPPVDLAPSAEPVQPEPISVEPEPILVEPEPIPVEPEPVVALEREPEPVAVADHEPVLVVEPELDLDVEPDPEPVLVVEPELDLDVEPDPEPVVEPEPEPEPEVAAATPRPRRPSARRSPARSSRSAAPSLLSRAFELTGHQESILTRATPDADPEDADG, from the coding sequence GTGGCGAGGACCTGCATGCGACCGGGGTGCGACCGCCCCGCCGCAGCGCGGGTGGCCTTCGACCCCGTCGCCCTGCAGCTCTGGCTCGATCCGCTGTCGCGTCGGGCCGCACCGGTGCAGGAGCTGTGCGACTTCCACGTCGAGCGGCTGACGATCCCACGCGGCTGGACGGCGACCGATCGCCGTCCCGGCAGCCTGGCCGCCAACGCCGACATCGCGGCGATCGCCCTGCTCGAGCCGCCGGTCGACCTCGCGCCGTCCGCCGAGCCCGTCCAGCCCGAGCCGATCTCGGTCGAGCCCGAGCCGATCCTGGTCGAGCCCGAGCCGATCCCGGTCGAGCCCGAGCCCGTCGTGGCCCTCGAGCGCGAGCCCGAGCCCGTGGCGGTCGCCGATCACGAGCCGGTGCTGGTCGTCGAGCCGGAGCTGGACCTGGACGTCGAGCCCGATCCCGAGCCGGTGCTGGTCGTCGAGCCGGAGCTGGACCTGGACGTCGAGCCCGATCCCGAACCGGTCGTCGAGCCCGAGCCCGAGCCCGAGCCGGAGGTCGCCGCGGCGACCCCCCGCCCCCGGCGCCCGAGCGCTCGGCGGAGCCCCGCCCGCTCGTCCCGGAGCGCCGCCCCGTCGCTGCTGTCCCGGGCGTTCGAGCTCACGGGCCACCAGGAGTCGATCCTCACCCGCGCCACGCCCGACGCGGACCCCGAGGACGCCGACGGCTGA
- a CDS encoding SpoIID/LytB domain-containing protein — translation MSRVTPADNLKSAPTRAESDSVQPVRPSAPLRPSPAGPGGRGRRLAVLAAAFVLALGAWGVSAPIAAADTTFTFTGAGWGHGVGMSQWGARGWAAQGSSASQILGHYYSGTALTTTSTPGIRVLLGTSASFSLAPSGATSFTAVFGPSLGTTAAPVTVTSSGGTIFLSGGVNASAAAVMVDVHGAPMRMTPPGYRYNRGTVLLLPTGNGSVRAVLSTSMQEYLYGLGEMPSSWPAEALKAQAIAARTYAQKKVAAAGGGGSYDIVGGLPDQSYLAYEKEAGAMGAQWVAAVDATDAQVVTYGGGLIDAVYSASSGGFTENSETVWVSAVPYLRGVADPADLTGGNPNAAWTRSYSGAQLGAWFGLGQVTSVQVLGPLGVSGRVDKATIRLVGTGGTRDVQGASFRSTINASSPSAQLMSTKFTVGGGAPAGPAPVNLPGGAIELARASGRTIAVTGVAIDPEGAPRVRIVSTMGAEVATREVQTVDGRWAAMWNGAPGTRSICVTLLDTPTGQGVPIGCRDVTVK, via the coding sequence GTGAGCCGGGTGACACCGGCGGACAACCTCAAGTCCGCCCCGACGCGGGCCGAATCGGACTCCGTGCAGCCCGTCCGCCCGTCCGCGCCCCTCCGACCCTCTCCCGCCGGACCGGGGGGCCGGGGCCGGCGACTCGCCGTGCTGGCCGCGGCGTTCGTCCTGGCGCTGGGCGCGTGGGGCGTGTCGGCGCCGATCGCCGCCGCCGACACGACGTTCACGTTCACCGGCGCCGGGTGGGGCCACGGCGTCGGCATGAGCCAGTGGGGGGCGCGGGGCTGGGCCGCACAGGGCTCGTCCGCATCGCAGATCCTCGGCCACTACTACTCCGGCACCGCGCTGACGACGACGTCGACGCCCGGCATCAGGGTGCTGCTCGGCACCTCGGCGTCGTTCTCGCTCGCCCCGTCGGGGGCGACGTCGTTCACCGCCGTGTTCGGTCCGTCGCTCGGGACGACCGCGGCGCCGGTGACCGTCACGTCGTCGGGCGGCACGATCTTCCTGTCGGGTGGCGTGAACGCCAGCGCCGCCGCCGTCATGGTCGACGTGCACGGCGCACCCATGCGGATGACGCCCCCCGGCTACCGCTACAACCGCGGCACGGTGCTCCTGCTCCCGACCGGGAACGGCTCGGTGCGGGCGGTGCTGAGCACCTCGATGCAGGAGTACCTGTACGGGCTCGGCGAGATGCCCTCGTCCTGGCCGGCCGAGGCGCTCAAGGCGCAGGCGATCGCAGCCCGCACCTACGCGCAGAAGAAGGTCGCCGCAGCCGGGGGCGGCGGCTCGTACGACATCGTCGGCGGGCTCCCCGACCAGTCCTACCTGGCCTACGAGAAGGAGGCCGGCGCCATGGGCGCGCAGTGGGTCGCCGCCGTCGACGCCACGGACGCGCAGGTGGTGACCTACGGCGGCGGCCTGATCGACGCCGTGTACTCGGCCTCCTCGGGCGGCTTCACGGAGAACAGCGAGACGGTCTGGGTCAGCGCGGTGCCCTACCTGCGCGGCGTGGCCGACCCGGCCGACCTGACCGGCGGCAACCCCAACGCGGCCTGGACGCGGTCCTACTCCGGCGCCCAGCTCGGCGCGTGGTTCGGCCTCGGCCAGGTGACGTCGGTGCAGGTGCTCGGACCGCTCGGGGTGTCGGGTCGCGTCGACAAGGCCACGATCCGGCTCGTCGGCACCGGCGGCACCCGCGACGTCCAGGGCGCGTCGTTCCGATCGACGATCAACGCGTCGTCGCCGTCGGCGCAGCTCATGTCGACGAAGTTCACCGTCGGCGGCGGCGCGCCGGCCGGTCCGGCGCCGGTCAACCTGCCCGGCGGGGCGATCGAGCTGGCCCGAGCGAGCGGACGGACGATCGCGGTCACCGGCGTGGCGATCGACCCCGAGGGAGCGCCGCGCGTGCGCATCGTGTCGACGATGGGCGCCGAGGTCGCGACCCGCGAGGTCCAGACGGTCGACGGGCGCTGGGCCGCCATGTGGAACGGCGCCCCCGGCACGCGCTCCATCTGCGTCACGCTCCTCGACACGCCGACCGGCCAGGGCGTGCCGATCGGGTGCCGCGACGTCACGGTGAAGTGA
- a CDS encoding cytochrome P450: MTTIDPIQLSEVDLLDLDAFVAGRHHAMFQVLRAEDPVHWAEEPDGPGFWSVTKHADLQMVNRDTALFSSQAGSTQRLDPDPDSGFDTRGVLLLDSDPPIHTRYRRLVNKGFTPRMIGLLEQHLRYRAELIVDDVIEAGECEFVTDLAAELPLQAIAEIMGVPQEDRRLMFEWSNAMIGSQDPEYQDPDDPNKPQTAAAEIFAYSNQLAARRREDPRDDIVTKLLNTEIEGERLSELEFDMFMLLLTVAGNETTRNATSAGMWALLTHQEQLAKLIANADDETYVSTAIDEVLRWSSPVMHFRRTAMEDTEIRGREIKQGDKVLIWHISANRDEEVFEDPFRFDLERRPNEHVAFGGGGAHYCLGANLAKLELEIIFAEVLSRMPDIAATGPAEMLRSNFIGGVKHLPVRFTPGRRKHPTQG; the protein is encoded by the coding sequence ATGACGACCATCGACCCGATCCAGCTCTCCGAGGTCGATCTGCTCGACCTGGACGCCTTCGTCGCCGGTCGCCACCACGCGATGTTCCAGGTGCTGCGCGCCGAGGACCCGGTCCACTGGGCCGAGGAGCCCGACGGGCCGGGGTTCTGGTCGGTCACCAAGCACGCGGACCTGCAGATGGTGAACCGCGACACCGCCCTGTTCTCGAGCCAGGCCGGCAGCACGCAGCGCCTCGACCCCGACCCCGACAGCGGCTTCGACACCCGCGGCGTGCTCCTCCTCGACTCCGATCCGCCGATCCACACCCGCTACCGCCGGCTGGTCAACAAGGGCTTCACGCCCCGGATGATCGGCCTGCTCGAGCAGCACCTCCGGTACCGGGCCGAGCTGATCGTCGACGACGTGATCGAGGCCGGGGAGTGCGAGTTCGTCACCGACCTCGCCGCCGAGCTCCCGCTCCAGGCCATCGCCGAGATCATGGGCGTGCCCCAGGAGGACCGCCGGCTCATGTTCGAGTGGTCGAACGCGATGATCGGCAGCCAGGACCCCGAGTACCAGGACCCCGACGACCCGAACAAGCCGCAGACGGCCGCCGCGGAGATCTTCGCCTACTCGAACCAGCTCGCCGCCCGCCGTCGCGAGGACCCGCGCGACGACATCGTGACCAAGCTGCTCAACACCGAGATCGAGGGCGAGCGGCTGAGCGAGCTCGAGTTCGACATGTTCATGCTGCTGCTCACGGTCGCCGGCAACGAGACGACGCGCAACGCGACGTCGGCCGGCATGTGGGCGCTGCTGACCCACCAGGAGCAGCTGGCCAAGCTGATCGCCAACGCGGACGACGAGACCTACGTGTCCACCGCGATCGACGAGGTGCTCCGCTGGTCCAGCCCGGTGATGCACTTCCGGCGCACGGCGATGGAGGACACCGAGATCCGCGGGCGCGAGATCAAGCAGGGCGACAAGGTCCTGATCTGGCACATCTCGGCCAACCGCGACGAGGAGGTGTTCGAGGACCCGTTCCGCTTCGACCTCGAGCGCCGTCCGAACGAGCACGTCGCCTTCGGCGGCGGCGGGGCGCACTACTGCCTCGGCGCCAACCTCGCCAAGCTCGAGCTCGAGATCATCTTCGCCGAGGTGCTGAGCCGGATGCCCGACATCGCCGCCACCGGCCCCGCCGAGATGCTGCGGTCGAACTTCATCGGCGGCGTGAAGCACCTCCCGGTGCGCTTCACGCCCGGCCGACGCAAGCACCCGACCCAGGGCTGA
- a CDS encoding cytochrome P450 — protein MTLLEDSSTSPSDERDFSQTDFCDPRIFDDPGELYAWLRAQPTLVRDEPNNLYVAARHEDVFTISRDPETYCNRFGVRPVIAGDMSIITLDGEEHIRTRRLINQGFTPRRVRDLIPHVRQLTNEIIDTMTERVQAKAAEDGQDVEQVTVDFVQDFAIHVPLIIICELMGLDPQQRLSMYAWSDAMMAGDGHIEADDPILHAAAGAFGEYAMMCLDLIAERRADPKDDIISILTQAFDAGDLTKEHKALQGITKEELEEREHHSTLNDDELLAFLAVLLVAGNETTRNAISGGLVALSRFPDQKKLMLDNLWDDEFMDRAVDELIRYVTPVLSFIRTVTHDHTYRGTDLVEGDRVLMLYGSANRDETVFERPDELDFTRESNPHLAFGIGPHFCLGANLARMEVKTVFQELLSRLPDIDVPEGLTPGRGDSTLVIALEDIPATYSGSGCPVAH, from the coding sequence ATGACCCTGCTCGAGGACTCCTCCACCTCACCCTCCGACGAGCGCGACTTCTCGCAGACCGACTTCTGCGACCCGCGCATCTTCGATGACCCGGGCGAGCTCTACGCCTGGCTGCGGGCCCAGCCCACGCTGGTCCGCGACGAGCCGAACAACCTCTACGTGGCCGCCCGCCACGAGGACGTCTTCACGATCAGCCGCGATCCCGAGACGTACTGCAACCGCTTCGGCGTGCGCCCGGTGATCGCCGGCGACATGTCGATCATCACGCTCGACGGCGAGGAGCACATCCGCACCCGCCGGCTCATCAACCAGGGCTTCACGCCCCGCCGCGTGCGCGACCTCATCCCCCACGTCCGCCAGCTGACCAACGAGATCATCGACACGATGACCGAGCGGGTGCAGGCCAAGGCCGCGGAGGACGGCCAGGACGTCGAGCAGGTCACGGTCGACTTCGTGCAGGACTTCGCCATCCACGTGCCGCTGATCATCATCTGCGAGCTCATGGGCCTGGACCCGCAGCAGCGGCTGTCCATGTACGCCTGGTCCGACGCGATGATGGCGGGCGACGGCCACATCGAGGCCGACGACCCGATCCTGCACGCGGCGGCGGGCGCCTTCGGCGAGTACGCCATGATGTGCCTCGACCTGATCGCCGAGCGCCGGGCCGACCCCAAGGACGACATCATCTCGATCCTCACGCAGGCGTTCGACGCCGGCGACCTGACCAAGGAGCACAAGGCGCTCCAGGGCATCACCAAGGAGGAGCTCGAGGAGCGCGAGCACCACTCGACGCTCAACGACGACGAGCTGCTCGCCTTCCTCGCCGTGCTCCTCGTGGCCGGCAACGAGACGACCCGCAACGCCATCTCCGGCGGCCTCGTGGCCCTGTCGAGGTTCCCGGACCAGAAGAAGCTGATGCTCGACAACCTCTGGGACGACGAGTTCATGGACCGGGCCGTCGACGAGCTCATCCGCTACGTCACGCCGGTGCTGTCGTTCATCCGGACCGTCACCCACGACCACACCTACCGCGGCACCGACCTGGTCGAGGGCGACCGGGTGCTCATGCTCTACGGCTCGGCCAACCGCGACGAGACGGTGTTCGAGCGCCCCGACGAGCTCGACTTCACCCGTGAGTCCAACCCGCACCTCGCGTTCGGCATCGGCCCGCACTTCTGCCTCGGCGCCAACCTCGCCCGCATGGAGGTCAAGACGGTGTTCCAGGAGCTGCTGAGCCGGCTCCCCGACATCGACGTGCCCGAGGGCCTGACCCCCGGCCGGGGCGACTCGACGCTGGTGATCGCGCTCGAGGACATCCCTGCCACCTACAGCGGCTCGGGCTGCCCCGTCGCCCACTGA
- a CDS encoding fumarate hydratase encodes MPEFAFQQMFPQSKGDTPYRQLTTEGVEVDEYRGERVLRVDRQALTLLASEAVHDISHLFRPGHLAQLRKVLDDPEATENDRFVARTMLQNACVSAGMVLPSCQDTGTAIVMGKKGQQVWTHSSDGAPGGDEEALARGIFQTYTETNLRYSQVVPITTYEEVNTGTNLPAQIDLMAVDGDEYHFLVMTKGGGSANKTFLFQETKALLNPDSLMRFVDEKIRTLGTSACPPYHLAIVIGGTSAEMNLKTVKLASARYLDGLPTSGNGLGHAIRDTELEQEIWQLAANTGIGAQFGGKYFCHDVRVIRLPRHGASCPVGIGVSCSADRQSVGKITAEGVFVEQLETDPAQYLPEVTDEHLHDDVVAIDLNRPMDEIRAELGRYPVKTRLSLSGPMIVARDIAHAKLKERIEAGDGLPQYVKDHPIYYAGPAKTPEGMPSGSFGPTTAGRMDSYVDLLMQHGGSFVTLAKGNRSAQVRNACKAHGGFYLGSIGGPAAILAQDSIRSVEVLEYPELGMEAIWRIEVEDFPAFIVTDDKGNDFFADLL; translated from the coding sequence ATGCCAGAGTTCGCCTTCCAGCAGATGTTCCCCCAGTCGAAGGGTGACACGCCGTACCGTCAGCTGACGACCGAGGGCGTCGAGGTCGACGAGTACCGGGGTGAGCGGGTGCTCCGGGTCGACCGGCAGGCCCTCACGCTGCTCGCCTCCGAGGCCGTCCACGACATCTCGCACCTGTTCCGACCGGGCCACCTCGCCCAGCTCCGGAAGGTCCTCGACGACCCCGAGGCCACCGAGAACGACCGCTTCGTCGCCCGCACGATGCTGCAGAACGCCTGCGTGTCCGCGGGCATGGTCCTGCCGTCGTGCCAGGACACCGGCACGGCGATCGTCATGGGCAAGAAGGGCCAGCAGGTCTGGACGCACTCGTCGGACGGGGCGCCCGGCGGTGACGAGGAGGCCCTCGCCCGCGGCATCTTCCAGACCTACACAGAGACCAACCTCCGCTACTCGCAGGTGGTGCCGATCACCACCTACGAGGAGGTCAACACCGGCACGAACCTGCCGGCGCAGATCGACCTCATGGCGGTCGACGGCGACGAGTACCACTTCCTCGTCATGACCAAGGGCGGTGGCAGCGCCAACAAGACGTTCCTGTTCCAGGAGACCAAGGCGCTGCTGAACCCCGACTCGCTGATGCGGTTCGTGGACGAGAAGATCCGCACGCTGGGCACCTCCGCGTGCCCGCCGTACCACCTCGCGATCGTCATCGGCGGGACGTCGGCCGAGATGAACCTCAAGACGGTGAAGCTGGCGAGCGCCCGCTACCTCGACGGCCTGCCGACCTCTGGCAACGGCCTCGGCCACGCGATCCGCGACACCGAGCTCGAGCAGGAGATCTGGCAGCTCGCGGCGAACACCGGCATCGGCGCCCAGTTCGGCGGCAAGTACTTCTGCCACGACGTGCGCGTGATCCGCCTGCCCCGCCACGGCGCGTCGTGCCCGGTCGGCATCGGCGTCAGCTGCTCGGCCGACCGCCAGAGCGTCGGCAAGATCACCGCCGAGGGCGTGTTCGTCGAGCAGCTCGAGACCGATCCGGCGCAGTACCTGCCCGAGGTCACCGACGAGCACCTGCACGACGACGTCGTCGCGATCGACCTCAACCGTCCGATGGACGAGATCCGGGCCGAGCTCGGCCGCTACCCCGTCAAGACCCGGCTGTCGCTGAGCGGTCCGATGATCGTCGCCCGCGACATCGCCCACGCCAAGCTCAAGGAGCGGATCGAGGCCGGCGACGGCCTCCCGCAGTACGTCAAGGACCACCCGATCTACTACGCGGGTCCGGCCAAGACGCCCGAGGGCATGCCGTCGGGCAGCTTTGGTCCCACCACCGCCGGCCGGATGGACAGCTACGTCGACCTGCTGATGCAGCACGGCGGCAGCTTCGTGACGCTCGCCAAGGGCAACCGCTCGGCGCAGGTCCGCAACGCCTGCAAGGCCCACGGCGGCTTCTACCTCGGCTCGATCGGCGGCCCGGCGGCGATCCTCGCCCAGGACTCGATCCGCTCCGTCGAGGTGCTCGAGTACCCGGAGCTCGGCATGGAGGCGATCTGGAGGATCGAGGTCGAGGACTTCCCCGCCTTTATCGTCACCGACGACAAGGGCAACGACTTCTTCGCCGACCTCCTGTAG